One genomic region from Balneola sp. encodes:
- a CDS encoding cold-shock protein, translating to MSAKQKGTVKWFHNTKGYGFISTETGEDAFVHYSEIQADGFKKLRRGEEVEFLLDQGDKGLHAKEVVSLNPVEDQVD from the coding sequence ATGTCAGCGAAGCAAAAGGGTACAGTTAAATGGTTCCATAACACAAAAGGTTATGGCTTTATTAGTACAGAAACTGGTGAGGATGCATTTGTTCACTATTCTGAAATTCAGGCAGATGGTTTTAAAAAGTTACGACGAGGTGAAGAAGTGGAATTTTTATTAGATCAAGGTGATAAGGGCTTGCACGCTAAAGAAGTTGTATCTCTCAATCCTGTTGAAGATCAGGTAGATTAA
- a CDS encoding DUF58 domain-containing protein, which yields MIPKEILKKIRKLEIQTKGIVNSLFGGEYQSAFKGRGMEFSEVRAYTYGDDIRQIDWNVTARTGDPFIKIFEEEREQTLMLCIDISQSGTFGSQNQSKMDLAIELCAVLAFSAIKNSDKVGLVLFSDHIEKVVPPKKGRTHVLRLIRELYTTKPTGTGTDIADALSYINRLLDRRAIVVLASDFQDHEFEKQLRITNQKHDLVSIIINDHLEDELPDIGLVKIRDAETGAEKMIDTSSHKVREAYRKRRMQQKAYINDKMLKMKIDAVEVQTNESYVQPLMNFFKRRGSRY from the coding sequence ATGATTCCCAAGGAAATTCTTAAGAAAATCCGGAAGCTTGAAATTCAAACCAAAGGCATAGTAAATAGCCTTTTTGGTGGCGAGTACCAATCCGCTTTTAAAGGCCGGGGTATGGAGTTTTCCGAGGTTAGAGCATATACCTATGGGGATGACATCCGGCAAATCGATTGGAATGTAACAGCGCGTACCGGAGACCCTTTCATAAAGATTTTTGAAGAAGAGCGAGAACAAACGTTGATGCTTTGCATTGATATTTCGCAGAGCGGCACTTTTGGCAGCCAGAATCAAAGTAAAATGGATTTGGCTATTGAACTTTGTGCAGTATTGGCTTTCAGTGCCATCAAGAACAGTGACAAGGTTGGCTTGGTTCTTTTCAGTGATCACATTGAAAAAGTAGTTCCTCCCAAAAAAGGTCGTACGCATGTGCTTCGTCTGATAAGGGAACTTTATACAACCAAACCGACTGGAACCGGTACTGATATTGCTGACGCCCTATCTTACATAAACAGGCTGCTAGATCGAAGAGCGATTGTTGTACTCGCATCAGATTTTCAGGATCATGAATTTGAGAAGCAACTCAGAATAACCAATCAAAAACATGATTTGGTTAGTATCATAATAAATGATCATTTAGAGGATGAATTGCCTGATATCGGACTCGTTAAAATAAGGGATGCCGAGACCGGTGCAGAAAAAATGATTGACACGTCAAGTCATAAAGTAAGAGAAGCTTATAGAAAACGGCGTATGCAGCAAAAAGCTTACATCAATGACAAGATGCTCAAAATGAAAATTGATGCTGTTGAAGTTCAGACCAATGAATCCTACGTGCAACCGCTTATGAACTTTTTCAAACGAAGGGGAAGTCGATACTAA
- a CDS encoding beta-glucanase, producing MRKITTTSICLSLALFYVGCSEQSSDNRWQDAELVWSDEFEGSSIDTSKWGFETGDHGWGNNEWQDYKPLDHGNATVSNGQLHITAKLEGEGQQVGDYTSARMNSKESFTYGRMEVRAKIPDYKGEGIWPAIWMLGENIGEIGWPNSGEIDIMEYVSYNPDSVVFSIHSVANNHRDGTQVSSDFVALPTIEEEFHNYGILWEEDVLHFYIDEIDNIKLSFERPENYNQNNWPFDKPFYFLLNIAVGGDWGGLEGVDDTIFPATMDIDYVRVWQLQEN from the coding sequence ATGAGAAAAATTACTACTACATCAATCTGTCTGTCATTAGCACTGTTTTATGTGGGATGTTCAGAGCAGTCAAGCGATAATAGATGGCAAGATGCTGAGTTGGTTTGGAGTGATGAATTTGAGGGCAGTTCAATTGACACCTCAAAATGGGGTTTTGAAACCGGTGATCATGGCTGGGGTAACAATGAGTGGCAAGACTACAAACCTCTCGACCACGGCAATGCAACAGTTAGTAATGGCCAACTTCATATTACAGCGAAGCTTGAGGGTGAAGGACAGCAAGTTGGGGATTATACTTCTGCAAGAATGAACAGTAAAGAGTCTTTTACTTATGGCAGAATGGAAGTGCGTGCAAAAATTCCTGATTATAAAGGAGAAGGTATCTGGCCCGCTATATGGATGTTGGGAGAGAATATTGGGGAGATTGGGTGGCCTAACTCTGGTGAAATCGATATTATGGAATATGTAAGTTACAATCCGGACTCGGTTGTTTTTAGTATTCATAGTGTAGCCAATAACCACAGAGACGGAACACAAGTGAGTTCAGATTTTGTTGCATTACCAACTATAGAAGAGGAATTCCACAATTATGGTATTTTATGGGAGGAAGATGTACTTCACTTCTATATAGATGAGATTGATAATATTAAGTTATCTTTTGAGCGGCCTGAGAATTACAATCAAAATAACTGGCCATTTGATAAACCCTTTTACTTTTTATTGAATATCGCTGTTGGAGGAGATTGGGGAGGCCTCGAAGGCGTTGATGACACTATTTTCCCTGCCACCATGGACATTGACTATGTTCGGGTTTGGCAACTTCAAGAGAATTAA
- a CDS encoding peptidylprolyl isomerase codes for MSLKATIHTSKGEINVQLFSERAPKTVANFVNLATRGFFDNLKFHRVIDNFMVQGGCPNGDGRGGPGYRFEDEFHEELIHNEPGKLSMANAGPDTNGSQFFITHVETPWLDGKHAVFGEVESDSDQQIVNDISQGDQIESIAIEGEYEELLRKIDQVKYWNETLDEQFSNLKPAAV; via the coding sequence ATGAGCTTGAAAGCAACTATACACACATCAAAAGGCGAAATTAACGTACAACTATTTTCAGAACGTGCTCCAAAAACGGTCGCTAATTTTGTAAACCTTGCAACTAGAGGGTTCTTCGATAATTTAAAATTTCACCGTGTTATAGATAATTTCATGGTTCAAGGCGGGTGCCCGAATGGAGATGGAAGAGGCGGTCCGGGATACCGCTTTGAAGACGAATTCCATGAAGAACTTATACATAACGAACCCGGCAAACTTTCCATGGCTAATGCCGGACCTGACACAAACGGAAGTCAGTTTTTTATTACCCACGTTGAAACACCATGGCTAGATGGGAAGCATGCCGTTTTTGGAGAAGTTGAGTCTGATTCAGATCAGCAAATCGTAAATGATATATCCCAAGGAGATCAAATAGAGTCAATCGCTATAGAAGGCGAATATGAGGAGTTACTTCGCAAAATAGATCAGGTTAAATATTGGAATGAAACGCTTGATGAACAATTCTCAAATCTTAAACCTGCGGCTGTCTGA
- a CDS encoding phytoene desaturase, with translation MNISIIGAGLGGLSAACLLAARGHQVSVFEKNSNVGGKMNISETEGYRFDTGPSLLTMPFILEKLFKECGVDLSDYLTLHPLDPICKYFYPDGTIFNNYEDKSATIKELESIAPEDVEAYTEFLNYSKSLYQKTADSFIFNPLYSFEDLKELDLLSFFGIDAFTTVSKRVDSKFESIYLRKFFKRFTTYNGSSPYQAPATLNVIPHVEINQGGFYVKGGLYKVAEAFEKLAISLNVDFTFNAEIDRIIVDQKSAKGIVLKDGSHIKSDLVISNSDATETLSHLIPDGNISTKRKQKAETIEPSCSGYVLLLGVDKKYEQLVHHNIFFSEDYEREFKQIFQEKVMPDDPTIYIANTSYSDSKHAPECHSNLFILVNAPYLSDHYDWNSNDQKYGDKIIQALEERGLNELSNHIKVRKHITPKDFYEKYLSNKGSIYGTSSNNKFSAFLRPRNKSREIDKLYFVGGSTHPGGGIPLVVQSAFNAVNLIDRFEES, from the coding sequence ATGAATATTTCAATAATTGGTGCAGGATTGGGAGGATTGTCAGCCGCTTGCTTGTTAGCGGCTAGAGGTCATCAGGTATCCGTATTTGAGAAGAATAGCAACGTTGGTGGCAAGATGAATATCTCCGAGACTGAAGGATACCGCTTCGATACCGGGCCAAGCTTACTCACCATGCCTTTTATCCTTGAGAAGCTTTTTAAAGAATGTGGGGTTGATCTGAGCGATTATTTGACTCTTCATCCTCTCGATCCCATTTGTAAGTATTTCTATCCTGATGGCACCATCTTTAATAATTACGAGGATAAATCAGCTACAATAAAAGAACTTGAATCAATAGCTCCTGAGGATGTAGAAGCCTACACGGAGTTTCTGAATTATTCAAAATCACTCTACCAAAAAACAGCCGACTCATTCATATTTAATCCACTATATAGTTTTGAAGACCTCAAAGAATTGGATCTTCTAAGCTTCTTCGGAATTGATGCTTTTACTACGGTCAGTAAGAGAGTTGACTCTAAATTTGAATCAATCTATCTGAGAAAATTCTTTAAAAGATTCACTACTTATAACGGCTCTTCTCCTTATCAGGCTCCCGCAACACTCAATGTAATTCCCCATGTAGAGATCAATCAGGGTGGATTTTATGTGAAAGGTGGTTTGTATAAAGTTGCGGAAGCTTTTGAAAAGCTAGCAATTTCCTTGAACGTAGACTTTACTTTTAATGCTGAAATTGATCGAATTATCGTTGACCAAAAATCCGCAAAAGGAATTGTTCTTAAAGATGGAAGTCATATTAAATCAGACCTGGTCATTTCAAATAGTGATGCCACCGAAACCTTATCGCACCTCATTCCCGACGGAAATATTTCAACCAAACGAAAGCAAAAAGCAGAAACTATAGAACCCTCGTGTTCTGGCTATGTACTTCTTCTTGGTGTAGATAAAAAGTATGAACAGCTAGTGCATCACAACATCTTTTTTTCTGAAGATTACGAGCGTGAATTCAAGCAGATCTTTCAAGAGAAAGTAATGCCCGATGATCCCACTATTTACATAGCTAATACCTCCTATTCAGATTCTAAGCACGCTCCTGAATGCCATTCCAATCTGTTTATTCTTGTGAATGCGCCTTATCTCTCCGATCATTATGACTGGAATTCAAATGATCAGAAATATGGCGATAAAATTATTCAGGCTTTGGAAGAGCGTGGATTAAATGAGCTTTCTAATCATATTAAAGTCAGGAAGCATATTACACCGAAAGATTTCTACGAAAAGTATCTATCCAACAAAGGAAGTATTTATGGAACTTCTTCCAATAATAAATTTTCAGCGTTTTTAAGACCCAGAAATAAGTCACGTGAAATTGATAAACTCTACTTTGTAGGCGGATCTACTCATCCGGGAGGTGGCATTCCTTTAGTAGTTCAGTCAGCTTTTAACGCCGTTAACTTGATTGACAGGTTCGAAGAAAGCTAA
- the mfd gene encoding transcription-repair coupling factor: MSISLIKEQLRKNGIFERVFDQIEDQKKLTLKKSIGALNSFLLNALSNKKENVLVISETDEGARFLKADLDVISNEKAVVLYPSSNRKPYDQQQLKDTSLLVQRSEALQSIADHNSKIVITSVEAIGEKIAPPSTLNEVSLVLEKGQEVDLDKFKEQLVEQGYNPVKFVDEPGEFAVRGGILDIFPFSGEYPLRLEFFGDELDTIREFDADSQRSIAFLNQARIIPDLTNLPETQKSSFLSYFNENTLLVTSNKDLIITEVGKRYEKAEEAFEDHSDNENQLLPEELYLSEQVFEEELSKFTHQLFVANVGASEKDESTITLETKPQPDFHGNFKLLRENITKNSSNGLNTIILCDNDGQRDRFEELLGEASQEFKYLLVVESLHEGFIYEPAKLAVYTDHQIFNRYHRPKTKRRRFHGGISFKELKDLSIGDYVVHVDYGIGKFRGFKKINVKNTEQEVVVLQYKDDSTLYVNVSSLHKLQKYSGKEGTAPRITKLGSGAWARKKAQTKKKVKDIARELIQLYAKRKAETAHDFSADNEWQTELEANFEFEETPDQYDAIVSVKNDMESKHPMDRLVCGDVGFGKTEVAVRAAFKAVLDHKQVAVLVPTTILAEQHAKTFMKRMEKFPVKIEALSRFRSAKEQKEAIKKLAEGEVDIVIGTHRLLSKDVKFKDLGLIIVDEEQRFGVSAKEKLKSFRASVDVLTLTATPIPRTLQFSLMGARDLSVINTPPPNRQPVYTEIHSFDEELIRDAILQEISRGGQVFFIHNRVKNIEETAEMIRRLAPDIRVRFGHGQMTGSQLDKIITDFYQHKFDVLVSTNIVENGIDIANANTIIINQANNFGLAELHQLRGRVGRSNRKAFCYLITNPIQTLSTEARKRLLALEEFSDLGSGFNIAMRDLDIRGAGDILGGEQSGFINDIGFDLYTKILNDAVKELKQSEFSDMFDDVEIEAELPETTVESDETALLPQDYVTDNVERLNLYRKLSQAKTEKEIEEWKEEIEDRFGPAPKEANYLIGASKVRLFASQNFFTKVTIRADRMWLVCPKQESEMGKNFFDSGKFQEILEKLEATKKDKFQVVQKKDTVRFVVQEIPDIQGAFQYLKELAMSELHA, encoded by the coding sequence ATGAGCATTTCTTTAATAAAGGAACAACTTAGAAAAAACGGGATCTTTGAAAGGGTTTTCGATCAGATTGAAGACCAGAAGAAGCTTACCCTTAAAAAAAGTATAGGAGCTTTAAATAGCTTTTTGCTTAATGCTCTCTCAAACAAGAAAGAAAATGTACTGGTCATTTCTGAAACGGATGAAGGTGCTCGTTTTTTAAAAGCTGATCTCGATGTAATCAGCAACGAAAAAGCGGTTGTACTTTACCCCTCCTCAAACCGAAAACCTTATGACCAGCAACAGCTTAAAGACACCAGCTTATTAGTTCAGAGGTCAGAAGCACTTCAATCCATTGCAGATCATAATTCAAAAATTGTTATTACTTCTGTTGAAGCTATCGGAGAGAAAATCGCTCCACCTTCAACCCTAAATGAAGTAAGCCTTGTTCTTGAAAAAGGTCAGGAAGTTGACCTGGATAAATTCAAAGAACAACTAGTTGAACAAGGATATAATCCGGTTAAGTTTGTAGATGAACCAGGAGAGTTTGCAGTACGAGGCGGTATTCTTGATATATTTCCTTTTTCCGGTGAATACCCACTGCGACTTGAATTTTTTGGAGATGAACTGGATACCATCCGAGAATTTGATGCCGATTCGCAGCGCTCTATTGCTTTCTTGAATCAAGCACGCATTATTCCTGATTTAACTAACCTTCCTGAAACTCAGAAATCCAGCTTCCTCTCTTATTTTAATGAGAACACCTTACTAGTTACGTCAAATAAGGATTTAATAATTACCGAAGTTGGTAAACGATATGAAAAAGCTGAAGAGGCATTCGAGGATCACAGCGACAATGAAAACCAATTACTTCCTGAGGAGCTATATCTATCTGAACAGGTCTTTGAAGAGGAGCTTTCCAAGTTTACACACCAGCTTTTTGTTGCGAACGTTGGAGCTTCTGAAAAAGATGAATCGACAATTACACTCGAGACCAAGCCACAGCCAGATTTCCATGGGAATTTCAAACTCCTTCGCGAAAACATCACCAAGAACTCCTCAAATGGCTTAAACACTATTATTCTTTGTGATAACGATGGGCAACGTGATCGCTTTGAAGAACTGCTTGGGGAAGCCAGCCAGGAGTTTAAGTATCTGTTAGTTGTCGAATCACTTCATGAAGGATTCATTTACGAACCGGCCAAATTAGCTGTTTATACAGATCATCAGATCTTCAATCGATATCACCGTCCAAAAACAAAGAGAAGACGTTTTCATGGCGGGATTTCCTTTAAGGAATTGAAAGATCTGAGTATTGGCGACTATGTTGTCCATGTAGATTACGGTATTGGGAAGTTCAGAGGGTTTAAGAAAATCAATGTTAAGAATACCGAGCAGGAAGTCGTTGTACTGCAGTATAAAGATGACTCTACGCTATATGTAAACGTCTCCAGCCTTCATAAACTTCAAAAATATTCTGGTAAAGAAGGAACCGCTCCGCGTATTACTAAACTAGGTTCAGGAGCCTGGGCTCGGAAAAAAGCTCAAACAAAGAAGAAAGTTAAGGACATTGCCAGAGAGCTTATTCAATTGTATGCCAAGAGGAAAGCAGAGACAGCTCATGATTTTTCAGCTGATAATGAATGGCAAACGGAATTGGAGGCTAACTTTGAATTTGAAGAAACACCTGATCAATACGATGCCATTGTATCCGTAAAGAATGACATGGAAAGTAAACACCCCATGGACCGCTTGGTTTGTGGTGATGTTGGTTTTGGGAAAACTGAAGTTGCTGTCCGCGCTGCCTTTAAAGCCGTACTTGATCACAAGCAAGTTGCTGTGCTTGTCCCAACTACCATTTTGGCAGAACAACACGCCAAAACCTTTATGAAGCGAATGGAGAAATTCCCGGTTAAAATTGAAGCTCTCTCCCGCTTCCGTTCAGCAAAAGAACAAAAAGAAGCTATCAAGAAACTTGCCGAAGGCGAAGTTGATATTGTAATAGGAACTCACCGATTGCTTTCTAAAGATGTGAAGTTCAAAGATCTGGGATTAATCATTGTTGATGAGGAGCAGCGTTTTGGTGTATCCGCTAAAGAGAAATTGAAAAGCTTTAGAGCATCCGTTGACGTCCTGACTCTAACGGCTACCCCTATCCCCAGAACGCTTCAGTTCTCGCTAATGGGCGCTCGAGACCTAAGCGTTATTAATACTCCTCCCCCCAACCGTCAGCCGGTTTACACTGAAATTCATAGCTTTGATGAAGAACTGATCCGTGATGCTATCCTCCAGGAAATTTCACGGGGCGGACAAGTCTTTTTCATCCATAACCGGGTTAAGAATATTGAAGAGACGGCTGAGATGATTCGAAGACTAGCTCCTGATATAAGGGTTCGTTTCGGGCATGGGCAAATGACCGGCTCGCAACTTGATAAGATTATTACAGACTTCTATCAGCATAAGTTTGATGTACTAGTATCTACAAATATTGTTGAAAACGGGATTGACATCGCAAATGCCAACACCATCATCATTAATCAGGCTAATAACTTCGGTCTAGCAGAACTTCATCAATTGCGTGGACGTGTTGGACGATCAAATCGTAAAGCATTCTGCTATTTGATTACGAATCCGATTCAAACCTTGAGTACTGAAGCCAGAAAGCGGCTATTGGCTCTTGAAGAATTTTCTGATTTAGGCTCCGGGTTTAATATCGCTATGCGAGATTTAGATATTCGCGGTGCTGGAGATATTTTAGGCGGAGAACAGAGTGGCTTTATCAACGATATAGGCTTTGACCTCTACACCAAGATCCTAAATGATGCAGTGAAAGAGCTTAAACAGTCAGAATTCAGTGATATGTTTGACGATGTTGAAATTGAGGCTGAATTACCGGAAACCACCGTAGAGTCTGACGAAACAGCACTTCTTCCTCAGGATTATGTTACAGACAATGTTGAACGCTTAAACCTCTATCGTAAACTCTCTCAGGCTAAAACAGAGAAAGAGATTGAAGAATGGAAGGAAGAAATTGAAGATCGATTTGGCCCTGCTCCTAAAGAAGCCAATTATCTGATTGGAGCAAGTAAAGTTCGTCTTTTTGCTTCACAAAACTTCTTTACTAAAGTTACGATTCGTGCAGATCGTATGTGGTTAGTTTGTCCAAAACAGGAATCCGAAATGGGGAAAAACTTTTTTGACTCTGGGAAATTCCAGGAGATTCTTGAAAAGCTTGAAGCTACTAAAAAAGATAAATTTCAGGTGGTTCAAAAGAAAGATACCGTTCGGTTTGTTGTGCAGGAAATACCTGATATTCAAGGAGCTTTTCAATACCTCAAAGAATTGGCTATGAGTGAGTTACATGCATGA
- a CDS encoding glyoxalase, translated as MQQLSFDHYTIKVNDLAKSVNFYKTVLGLAEITNRTKKPHIRWLSLGSGELHIVERGSTMIHTDIGVHMALKLKDFEAFLSHMETHSIAPHNSKGKPNSITTRADGIRQVYFQDPDGYWIEVNEALISKP; from the coding sequence ATGCAACAACTCAGCTTCGATCATTACACTATAAAAGTAAACGACCTAGCCAAGAGTGTTAACTTTTATAAGACCGTTTTGGGATTAGCTGAAATTACCAACCGTACGAAGAAGCCACATATTCGTTGGCTTTCTCTTGGCTCTGGGGAACTACACATAGTTGAACGAGGCTCTACTATGATTCATACAGATATTGGAGTTCACATGGCTTTAAAGCTTAAAGACTTTGAGGCTTTTTTGTCTCACATGGAAACTCATTCCATAGCTCCTCATAATTCTAAGGGAAAGCCAAACTCAATAACTACCCGGGCAGATGGAATAAGACAGGTATATTTCCAAGATCCGGATGGCTATTGGATTGAGGTGAATGAAGCTCTGATAAGTAAGCCTTAG
- a CDS encoding YfcE family phosphodiesterase produces the protein MIKIGLISDTHNYLDPQVFEYFEDCEEIWHAGDFGSISIAEELKKIAPVIGVYGNIDGQDIRKEYPLHQRFEREGLKVWMTHIGGIPGRYCIPIREEMEKNPPELFICGHSHILRISRDQDLNKMLYMNPGAAGKQGFQSQRTLIRFEIDKGKLNNVEVINLDVEKEAAE, from the coding sequence ATGATCAAAATAGGGCTCATTTCAGACACACATAACTATCTGGATCCTCAGGTATTCGAATACTTTGAGGACTGCGAAGAAATTTGGCATGCCGGAGATTTTGGCAGCATTTCAATTGCCGAAGAGCTTAAGAAAATAGCGCCTGTTATTGGAGTTTATGGTAACATTGATGGGCAAGATATTCGGAAGGAGTATCCATTACATCAGCGCTTCGAACGGGAAGGACTAAAGGTATGGATGACTCATATTGGAGGAATTCCGGGCAGATATTGCATTCCTATTCGAGAGGAAATGGAGAAGAATCCGCCGGAGCTTTTCATTTGCGGCCACTCTCACATCCTTCGTATTTCAAGAGATCAGGATCTGAATAAAATGCTATATATGAATCCCGGAGCTGCCGGGAAACAGGGGTTTCAGTCTCAGCGCACCCTTATTCGGTTTGAGATTGACAAGGGCAAGCTCAATAATGTTGAAGTCATCAATTTAGATGTAGAAAAAGAAGCAGCTGAATAA
- a CDS encoding beta-glucanase — MMKENKLKLFLLFALTPLLLLGCKEEGPTKADNEVLKWSDEFDGDRLDYDEWTPQTGAGGWGNNEWQEYTARNNTEVSDGTLKIIAKKVGPGQKAGDYTSARLNSVDSFLYGRMEVRAKIPDFKGNGIWPAIWMLGNSIRTGEHGWPMCGEIDIMEYVSYNPNTFYATIHSDKNNHRDGTAVGSGPVELPQIEEEFHTFGILWREDYLKFYVEDTTNIIFRFNKPENPTQANWPFDKPHYFLLNTAVGGDWGGSQGVNDEIFPAVFEIDYVRVYE, encoded by the coding sequence ATGATGAAAGAGAATAAATTAAAGCTGTTTTTACTATTTGCATTGACTCCACTTCTGCTTTTGGGCTGTAAAGAGGAAGGCCCCACAAAAGCTGATAATGAAGTCCTTAAGTGGAGTGATGAATTTGACGGTGATCGATTGGATTATGATGAATGGACCCCACAAACCGGAGCCGGTGGTTGGGGAAATAATGAATGGCAGGAATATACTGCCAGGAATAATACTGAGGTAAGCGATGGAACACTCAAAATTATTGCCAAGAAGGTAGGACCCGGACAAAAGGCTGGGGATTACACTTCGGCACGCCTTAATTCGGTAGATAGTTTCTTATATGGAAGGATGGAAGTCCGCGCAAAAATCCCGGATTTCAAAGGGAATGGTATTTGGCCCGCTATCTGGATGCTTGGGAATAGTATACGTACCGGAGAACATGGATGGCCAATGTGTGGTGAAATTGACATCATGGAATATGTCAGCTATAACCCGAATACGTTTTATGCTACTATTCATAGTGATAAAAATAACCACAGAGATGGTACAGCCGTAGGTTCAGGCCCGGTAGAACTTCCTCAGATTGAAGAAGAGTTTCATACATTTGGGATATTATGGAGAGAAGACTACCTGAAGTTTTATGTAGAAGATACTACAAACATCATTTTCCGGTTTAATAAACCAGAAAATCCAACTCAGGCAAATTGGCCTTTTGATAAGCCTCACTATTTCTTGCTTAACACCGCGGTAGGTGGTGATTGGGGTGGTTCTCAAGGCGTTAACGATGAAATATTCCCAGCGGTTTTTGAAATTGACTACGTGAGAGTTTACGAATAG
- a CDS encoding aerotolerance regulator BatA, which translates to MEFANPQWFWALSILPVLIGLYLYRYFTHRQATLSFSSLELLQDLPGNWKSHLHWLQAFLVWAGIACLIVALARPQERLTTVERNAEGIDIVLVLDMSTSMRAEDLKPNRFEAARNVAKNFVDKRNSDRIGLVTFAMKSFTVVPPTLDYRLLKSLIDDLEMGIIEDGTAIGMGIATAINRLKESEAESKIIILLTDGQNNAGEIDPVTAADLAVTYGIKIYTIGAGTRGTAPYPIQDPIFGRRYQNIQVNIDEEMLTQVANLTDGKYFRATDAEQLESIYAEIDELEKSEVEELIYTDYEDLYMRYLLLSLGCLFFSFLLGKTVLNGIEHS; encoded by the coding sequence ATGGAGTTTGCTAATCCGCAGTGGTTTTGGGCTTTATCAATACTTCCTGTTCTTATTGGGCTTTATCTTTACAGGTATTTCACACACCGGCAGGCTACGCTTTCTTTTTCATCTTTAGAGCTGCTGCAAGATTTACCCGGAAACTGGAAATCTCACCTGCATTGGCTGCAGGCTTTCTTAGTGTGGGCTGGCATTGCTTGTCTTATTGTAGCCCTCGCTCGCCCTCAAGAACGGCTAACCACCGTTGAACGTAATGCGGAGGGAATTGATATAGTCTTGGTTCTTGATATGTCGACCTCGATGCGGGCTGAGGATTTAAAGCCGAACCGGTTTGAGGCTGCCCGAAACGTGGCTAAGAATTTTGTTGATAAACGAAACTCAGATCGTATTGGCTTAGTCACTTTTGCTATGAAAAGCTTCACCGTTGTTCCCCCTACTCTTGACTACAGATTGCTCAAAAGCCTTATTGATGACCTTGAAATGGGAATAATCGAAGACGGAACAGCTATTGGAATGGGTATTGCTACCGCCATTAACCGACTTAAAGAGAGTGAAGCTGAAAGCAAAATTATTATCCTACTAACCGATGGCCAAAACAATGCTGGTGAAATTGACCCCGTAACAGCTGCAGACCTTGCGGTGACTTACGGAATTAAAATATATACCATTGGTGCCGGTACGCGAGGAACAGCGCCTTATCCCATTCAAGACCCAATCTTTGGCCGCAGATACCAAAACATACAGGTCAATATCGATGAAGAGATGCTGACTCAAGTAGCCAACCTCACTGATGGAAAATACTTCAGAGCTACCGATGCTGAGCAGCTGGAAAGTATATACGCTGAAATTGATGAATTAGAGAAATCGGAAGTTGAAGAGCTCATTTATACTGACTATGAGGATTTATACATGCGTTACCTACTTCTTTCTTTAGGATGTCTATTCTTTAGCTTTTTACTCGGAAAGACGGTACTAAATGGAATTGAACATTCCTGA
- the msrB gene encoding peptide-methionine (R)-S-oxide reductase produces the protein MKYAAIFGALLTALALLLLFAGNKPSTHVHDEDTSVAIESIAVQDTLKEGEYPFQRTETEWKSILTSKEYRILREKGTEFPYVNEYHDLKEDGIYVCGGCGQKLYSSEHKYDSGTGWPSFWKPLADSLVGEKPDNSMFMTRTEIVCSNCGSHLGHVFDDGPNPTGLRYCMNTAALDFIPKAEVATN, from the coding sequence ATGAAATATGCAGCTATATTTGGTGCTTTGCTAACGGCTCTTGCTCTGTTACTTTTGTTTGCTGGAAATAAACCTTCTACCCACGTTCACGATGAGGACACATCGGTAGCTATAGAAAGCATAGCTGTTCAAGATACTCTTAAAGAAGGCGAGTATCCTTTTCAAAGAACGGAGACAGAATGGAAGTCAATTCTCACTTCTAAGGAATATAGAATCCTTAGAGAAAAAGGTACTGAATTTCCGTATGTCAACGAATATCACGACTTAAAGGAAGATGGTATTTATGTATGCGGAGGTTGTGGGCAAAAGCTATACAGCTCCGAACACAAGTATGATAGTGGAACAGGCTGGCCAAGCTTTTGGAAACCTTTAGCAGACTCTCTTGTAGGTGAAAAACCTGATAATAGTATGTTTATGACTCGAACTGAAATCGTATGCTCGAATTGTGGAAGTCACCTAGGTCATGTTTTTGATGATGGCCCTAACCCTACTGGTTTAAGATATTGCATGAATACAGCAGCATTGGATTTTATACCTAAAGCAGAAGTGGCTACTAATTGA